The following coding sequences lie in one Gymnogyps californianus isolate 813 chromosome 18, ASM1813914v2, whole genome shotgun sequence genomic window:
- the TMEM268 gene encoding transmembrane protein 268 isoform X3: MEDLSGREGKESLSGQVLMVLSMDNCSATSFDMELCAEKLKSLGVQVAADQWRRLIQDAVLKPEVRRYMFYNSRAFQIAIAVVFYMSLWTNIYSAVQLCSFGRYWEASVLVTLAAVAVTVVVILVIDRRQRKINMNTDVRLAAVNEIFIKHGLILGITDALDGPHNILQLWFVHFSPERCLQSLSAHITDLQRTRESGLRHSLDQLCVVMEVVVRPDPGTEEEASHEESPLLSSGVNVNKEPVTCNELLRLIPEGPPEVMAQQLLVIFSGCYVRLLVTGRLPRAVAGGHLEHSSVPCLCQFIETTVLNTRQSWFMGR; encoded by the exons ATGGAGGACTTaagtgggagagaagggaaag AATCCCTCAGTGGCCAGGTGCTCATGGTGCTCAGCATGGACAACTGCTCAGCCACCTCCTTTGACATGGAGCTTTGTGCAGAGAAACTGAAGTCCCTTGGGGTTCAG GTGGCAGCGGATCAGTGGAGAAGGTTAATCCAGGATGCTGTCCTGAAGCCTGAAGTGAGACGGTACATGTTCTACAACTCCAGGGCGTTCCAGATAGCCATCGCCGTG GTTTTCTACATGTCTCTCTGGACAAACATTTACTCCGCAGTCCAGCTGTGTTCCTTCGGACGCTACTGGGAGGCCAGCGTGCTGGTGACCCTGGCTGCCGTAGCGGTCACTGTAGTTGTGATACTGGTTATCGACCGCCGCCAGAGGAAG ATAAATATGAATACAGATGTGAGGCTGGCAGCTGTCAATGAAATCTTTATCAAACACGGTTTAATACTGGGGATTACAGATGCGCTGGACGGGCCACACAACATCCTACAA CTGTGGTTTGTGCACTTCAGCCCGGAGCGCTGCCTCCAGTCCTTGTCAGCCCACATCACGGACCTGCAGAGGACGCGAGAG tcGGGCTTGCGGCACAGCCTGGACCAGCTCTGTGTGGTTATGGAGGTGGTGGTTCGGCCCGACCCGGGGACGGAGGAGGAGGCTTCACATGAAGAGTCCCCTCTTTTATCCAGCGGAGTGAACGTAAATAAAGAGCCTGTGACATGCAACGAGCTGCTCCGCCTCATTCCTGAGGGCCCACCAGAG GTGATggcccagcagctcctggtgaTCTTCAGCGGATGCTACGTCCGGCTCCTGGTCACCGGCCGGCTCCCTCGGGCCGTGGCAGGGGGGCACCTGGAGCACAGCAGCGTGCCCTGTCTCTGCCAGTTCATCGAGACCACCGTGCTCAACACACGCCAGAGCTGGTTCATGGGCAGGTGA
- the TMEM268 gene encoding transmembrane protein 268 isoform X1, with protein sequence MAHKNHAGGIEKNRSLSSILYCKSDLKEGSLQWVKESLSGQVLMVLSMDNCSATSFDMELCAEKLKSLGVQVAADQWRRLIQDAVLKPEVRRYMFYNSRAFQIAIAVVFYMSLWTNIYSAVQLCSFGRYWEASVLVTLAAVAVTVVVILVIDRRQRKINMNTDVRLAAVNEIFIKHGLILGITDALDGPHNILQLWFVHFSPERCLQSLSAHITDLQRTRESGLRHSLDQLCVVMEVVVRPDPGTEEEASHEESPLLSSGVNVNKEPVTCNELLRLIPEGPPEVMAQQLLVIFSGCYVRLLVTGRLPRAVAGGHLEHSSVPCLCQFIETTVLNTRQSWFMGR encoded by the exons ATGGCCCATAAAAACCACGCTGGTGGAATTGAGAAAAACAGGTCACTTTCCTCCATCCTCTACTGTAAGAGTGATTTAAAGGAAGGATCCCTGCAGTGGGTGAAAG AATCCCTCAGTGGCCAGGTGCTCATGGTGCTCAGCATGGACAACTGCTCAGCCACCTCCTTTGACATGGAGCTTTGTGCAGAGAAACTGAAGTCCCTTGGGGTTCAG GTGGCAGCGGATCAGTGGAGAAGGTTAATCCAGGATGCTGTCCTGAAGCCTGAAGTGAGACGGTACATGTTCTACAACTCCAGGGCGTTCCAGATAGCCATCGCCGTG GTTTTCTACATGTCTCTCTGGACAAACATTTACTCCGCAGTCCAGCTGTGTTCCTTCGGACGCTACTGGGAGGCCAGCGTGCTGGTGACCCTGGCTGCCGTAGCGGTCACTGTAGTTGTGATACTGGTTATCGACCGCCGCCAGAGGAAG ATAAATATGAATACAGATGTGAGGCTGGCAGCTGTCAATGAAATCTTTATCAAACACGGTTTAATACTGGGGATTACAGATGCGCTGGACGGGCCACACAACATCCTACAA CTGTGGTTTGTGCACTTCAGCCCGGAGCGCTGCCTCCAGTCCTTGTCAGCCCACATCACGGACCTGCAGAGGACGCGAGAG tcGGGCTTGCGGCACAGCCTGGACCAGCTCTGTGTGGTTATGGAGGTGGTGGTTCGGCCCGACCCGGGGACGGAGGAGGAGGCTTCACATGAAGAGTCCCCTCTTTTATCCAGCGGAGTGAACGTAAATAAAGAGCCTGTGACATGCAACGAGCTGCTCCGCCTCATTCCTGAGGGCCCACCAGAG GTGATggcccagcagctcctggtgaTCTTCAGCGGATGCTACGTCCGGCTCCTGGTCACCGGCCGGCTCCCTCGGGCCGTGGCAGGGGGGCACCTGGAGCACAGCAGCGTGCCCTGTCTCTGCCAGTTCATCGAGACCACCGTGCTCAACACACGCCAGAGCTGGTTCATGGGCAGGTGA
- the TMEM268 gene encoding transmembrane protein 268 isoform X2 — protein MAHKNHAGGIEKNRSLSSILYCKSDLKEGSLQWVKESLSGQVLMVLSMDNCSATSFDMELCAEKLKSLGVQQVAADQWRRLIQDAVLKPEVRRYMFYNSRAFQIAIAVVFYMSLWTNIYSAVQLCSFGRYWEASVLVTLAAVAVTVVVILVIDRRQRKINMNTDVRLAAVNEIFIKHGLILGITDALDGPHNILQLWFVHFSPERCLQSLSAHITDLQRTRESGLRHSLDQLCVVMEVVVRPDPGTEEEASHEESPLLSSGVNVNKEPVTCNELLRLIPEGPPEVMAQQLLVIFSGCYVRLLVTGRLPRAVAGGHLEHSSVPCLCQFIETTVLNTRQSWFMGR, from the exons ATGGCCCATAAAAACCACGCTGGTGGAATTGAGAAAAACAGGTCACTTTCCTCCATCCTCTACTGTAAGAGTGATTTAAAGGAAGGATCCCTGCAGTGGGTGAAAG AATCCCTCAGTGGCCAGGTGCTCATGGTGCTCAGCATGGACAACTGCTCAGCCACCTCCTTTGACATGGAGCTTTGTGCAGAGAAACTGAAGTCCCTTGGGGTTCAG CAGGTGGCAGCGGATCAGTGGAGAAGGTTAATCCAGGATGCTGTCCTGAAGCCTGAAGTGAGACGGTACATGTTCTACAACTCCAGGGCGTTCCAGATAGCCATCGCCGTG GTTTTCTACATGTCTCTCTGGACAAACATTTACTCCGCAGTCCAGCTGTGTTCCTTCGGACGCTACTGGGAGGCCAGCGTGCTGGTGACCCTGGCTGCCGTAGCGGTCACTGTAGTTGTGATACTGGTTATCGACCGCCGCCAGAGGAAG ATAAATATGAATACAGATGTGAGGCTGGCAGCTGTCAATGAAATCTTTATCAAACACGGTTTAATACTGGGGATTACAGATGCGCTGGACGGGCCACACAACATCCTACAA CTGTGGTTTGTGCACTTCAGCCCGGAGCGCTGCCTCCAGTCCTTGTCAGCCCACATCACGGACCTGCAGAGGACGCGAGAG tcGGGCTTGCGGCACAGCCTGGACCAGCTCTGTGTGGTTATGGAGGTGGTGGTTCGGCCCGACCCGGGGACGGAGGAGGAGGCTTCACATGAAGAGTCCCCTCTTTTATCCAGCGGAGTGAACGTAAATAAAGAGCCTGTGACATGCAACGAGCTGCTCCGCCTCATTCCTGAGGGCCCACCAGAG GTGATggcccagcagctcctggtgaTCTTCAGCGGATGCTACGTCCGGCTCCTGGTCACCGGCCGGCTCCCTCGGGCCGTGGCAGGGGGGCACCTGGAGCACAGCAGCGTGCCCTGTCTCTGCCAGTTCATCGAGACCACCGTGCTCAACACACGCCAGAGCTGGTTCATGGGCAGGTGA
- the ATP6V1G1 gene encoding V-type proton ATPase subunit G 1 isoform X2 has protein sequence MASQSQGIQQLLQAEKRAAEKVAEARKREGRRIEKETQEKMSVIQQNFQKNREVVLSQLLSLVCDIKPEIHVNYRING, from the exons ATGGCGAGTCAGTCGCAGGGcatccagcagctgctgcaggccgAGAAGCGCGCCGCCGAGAAGGTGGCCGAGGCCCGCAAGCGTGA agggagaagga TTGAGAAAGAGACCCAGGAAAAGATGAGCGTAATCCAGCAGAACTTCCAGAAGAACCGTGAGGTGGTCCTCTCCCAGCTGTTGTCGCTGGTGTGTGACATCAAACCTGAAATCCATGTGAATTACCGCATCAATGGGTAG
- the ATP6V1G1 gene encoding V-type proton ATPase subunit G 1 isoform X1, translated as MASQSQGIQQLLQAEKRAAEKVAEARKRKNRRLKQAKEEAQAEIEQYRLQREKEFKAKEAAALGSHGSCTTEVEKETQEKMSVIQQNFQKNREVVLSQLLSLVCDIKPEIHVNYRING; from the exons ATGGCGAGTCAGTCGCAGGGcatccagcagctgctgcaggccgAGAAGCGCGCCGCCGAGAAGGTGGCCGAGGCCCGCAAGC GAAAGAATCGGAGGCTGAAGCAGGCAAAAGAAGAAGCCCAGGCAGAGATTGAGCAGTACCGcctgcagagggagaaggagtTCAAAGCCAAGGAAGCAGCG GCACTTGGATCTCATGGCAGCTGCACCACTGAAGTTGAGAAAGAGACCCAGGAAAAGATGAGCGTAATCCAGCAGAACTTCCAGAAGAACCGTGAGGTGGTCCTCTCCCAGCTGTTGTCGCTGGTGTGTGACATCAAACCTGAAATCCATGTGAATTACCGCATCAATGGGTAG